From Acidobacteriota bacterium, a single genomic window includes:
- the tatA gene encoding twin-arginine translocase TatA/TatE family subunit produces the protein MRLGVPELLIILAIAVLIFGGSRLPELGRGIGKAIRNFKDATQNGDVNDKRE, from the coding sequence ATGAGACTTGGCGTTCCAGAACTCCTGATCATCCTGGCGATTGCCGTCCTGATCTTTGGAGGCAGCCGGCTTCCCGAGCTGGGCCGCGGCATCGGCAAGGCCATCCGCAATTTCAAGGATGCCACGCAGAATGGCGATGTCAACGACAAGCGCGAGTAG
- the selB gene encoding selenocysteine-specific translation elongation factor, protein MKHIVVGTAGHIDHGKSALVLALTGTDPDRLKEEQARGITIDLGFAHWQTPDLSVAFVDVPGHERFVKNMLAGVGGIDAVLFVVAADESVMPQTREHFEICRLLHVPAGIIALTKADLVDQDVVDLVRLETRELVQGSFLEHAPIIPVSVRTGAGLDALKQALVDLGRTTRSRSADGPVRLPVDRVFSVKGFGTVVTGTLVSGTLAADRDLMALPAGRSVKARGIQVHGAKQAAGEAGQRVAVNLGGVEVADLTRGETLVSPGDFVATRVCDARVEVLISERPIRHGARVRLHQGTSEVLGRVAISSLVADQAGGDQTSVAEIPPGRAAYVRLRLESPLVLARGDRFILRAYSPSITIAGGSVLDPIAPRTGIRTTTGRERFRRLDPLWASSDALIPEMRALAVLIDEAGMAGVPIASLVYRLGLSPSTAESLAAHIEEQGRAVRVERSLVATATLAGLSDAVVESLAECHRAQPLADGLPREQVRERLFAHAAAGVFDRVIADLVASGRLVARDRLALASHRVEVTGEEKVARDGIERLYREAGLKPPDIKETAATLALRPDVAESMAVLLVRQRVLVRVDAFLFHEQALARLKQDTSALKQTGSGAPVKLDVAMFKGRYGISRKYAIPLLEYLDRERITRRVGDSRVVI, encoded by the coding sequence ATGAAACACATTGTCGTTGGAACCGCCGGCCACATTGATCACGGCAAGAGTGCGCTGGTGCTGGCGCTCACGGGCACCGATCCCGATCGGCTGAAGGAAGAACAGGCGCGCGGGATCACGATCGACCTGGGGTTTGCGCACTGGCAGACGCCCGACCTGAGCGTGGCGTTTGTCGATGTGCCGGGGCACGAGCGCTTCGTCAAGAACATGCTCGCCGGTGTTGGCGGCATCGATGCCGTGCTGTTCGTCGTGGCGGCCGACGAGTCCGTGATGCCCCAGACGCGGGAGCACTTCGAGATCTGCCGCCTGCTCCACGTGCCGGCGGGCATCATCGCGCTGACGAAGGCCGACCTGGTGGATCAGGATGTCGTCGATCTGGTGCGCCTCGAGACGCGCGAACTGGTCCAGGGGTCGTTTTTGGAGCACGCGCCCATCATCCCGGTGTCGGTGCGCACGGGCGCCGGATTGGACGCACTCAAGCAGGCACTTGTCGATCTGGGCCGCACGACCCGCAGCCGTTCGGCTGATGGTCCTGTGCGTCTGCCAGTGGACCGGGTGTTTTCCGTCAAGGGCTTCGGCACCGTCGTGACCGGGACGCTCGTGTCGGGCACGCTTGCCGCCGACCGTGATCTGATGGCGCTGCCCGCAGGACGCAGCGTGAAGGCGCGCGGCATCCAGGTGCACGGCGCGAAACAGGCCGCCGGTGAGGCTGGTCAACGCGTAGCCGTCAATCTGGGTGGCGTCGAGGTCGCCGACCTCACGCGCGGCGAAACCCTGGTCTCGCCCGGCGACTTTGTCGCGACGCGGGTCTGCGATGCGCGTGTCGAGGTGCTCATCTCGGAACGGCCGATTCGGCACGGGGCTCGTGTGCGTTTGCATCAGGGGACCAGCGAGGTACTCGGGCGCGTGGCGATTTCGTCGCTGGTCGCCGACCAAGCGGGCGGCGACCAGACGTCTGTTGCCGAGATTCCCCCTGGCCGCGCCGCGTACGTGCGCCTTCGCCTCGAATCGCCGCTGGTGCTGGCGCGCGGCGACCGGTTCATCCTGCGCGCCTACTCGCCGTCGATCACGATCGCGGGCGGCAGCGTGCTCGACCCGATCGCCCCGAGGACCGGAATCCGAACGACAACTGGCCGCGAGCGATTCAGGAGACTGGATCCGTTGTGGGCGTCGTCGGACGCGCTGATTCCGGAGATGCGCGCACTTGCGGTGTTGATTGACGAGGCGGGGATGGCAGGGGTGCCGATCGCGTCGCTCGTCTACCGCCTTGGTCTGTCGCCCTCCACCGCCGAGTCCCTTGCCGCGCACATCGAAGAGCAGGGCCGGGCGGTCCGCGTGGAGCGGAGCCTGGTGGCCACCGCCACGCTGGCCGGCCTGTCCGACGCGGTCGTCGAGAGCCTCGCCGAGTGTCATCGTGCACAGCCGCTGGCTGATGGTCTGCCGCGCGAGCAAGTGCGGGAGCGCCTGTTTGCGCATGCGGCTGCCGGGGTGTTCGACCGCGTGATCGCCGATCTGGTTGCTTCGGGACGCCTTGTGGCGCGCGACCGGCTGGCCCTGGCCTCGCATCGCGTGGAGGTGACTGGCGAGGAGAAGGTCGCGCGCGATGGGATCGAGCGGCTGTATCGCGAGGCGGGCCTGAAGCCGCCCGACATCAAGGAGACGGCAGCGACGCTGGCACTCCGTCCGGATGTGGCGGAATCAATGGCCGTGCTGCTGGTGCGGCAGCGCGTGCTTGTCCGTGTCGATGCGTTTCTGTTTCACGAACAGGCGCTGGCGCGGCTCAAGCAAGACACCAGCGCGCTCAAGCAGACCGGGAGCGGCGCGCCGGTGAAGCTCGACGTGGCGATGTTCAAGGGTCGCTATGGGATCTCGCGGAAATACGCGATCCCGCTGCTGGAGTATCTGGACCGGGAACGGATCACGCGGCGCGTTGGCGACAGCCGCGTCGTCATCTAG
- the rnr gene encoding ribonuclease R encodes MTKEDVLRAFDSRVIHPASGRELIQLLKIPREARVTFRRLLRQLVAEGALVQIRGHQYGLPGKMDLAVGTLTMNPGGYGFVVPEHAREGEGDVYIAAPHLNDAMHGDRVTVRVERRRDERKREGKIIRVLERGQATLVGRLDIDRAGHARVVPHEKRVVQDIQVLPADVRGASAGDMVAVEITRWPTATRPPLGRVVEVFGSLDEPGVDTRVIIRKHELPDAHSEQAVIEATRLGDHVQSRDLDGRTDCRSWPTVTIDGEDARDFDDAITLEQLPNGHYWLGVHIADVAHYVREGTVLDEEAYDRATSVYFPERALHMFPAELATGLCSLKPDVDRLVQSCVMEVDERGDVVRYELHDGVIHSDARMTYTAVNAIVTDHDPAEMARYEPLVPLFVRMRELFTILNERRHRRGSIDFDLPEAELVLDEEGLVADITQAKRNVAHRIIEEFMLLANETVARHLEQSGVPALYRIHERPDPLKVAEFEAFVSSLGYSLAAEPGGVRPRDFQHLIERIAGLPVERPIAFLMLRTMSQARYSPDNVGHFGLAAPTYTHFTSPIRRYPDLVVHRLLREVRQGVPDAERREELGEQMPEIGRHTSERERRAMDAERELVQWKKVRFMADKVGEEYDGYVTGVSAFGLFVELIEHFVEGLVHVSTMADDYYRFVDTAHVLKGERSGKVFRLGDRIRVQVLRVDTERRQVDLGLVEVLEQMRSGRVGPDARRSRARPKSERRRHTPRQPARRKQRRR; translated from the coding sequence GTGACCAAAGAAGACGTACTTCGTGCGTTCGACTCGCGCGTCATCCATCCCGCGTCGGGGCGGGAACTGATCCAGTTACTGAAGATTCCCCGGGAGGCCCGGGTGACGTTTCGTCGCCTGCTGCGCCAGCTTGTGGCCGAGGGCGCACTCGTGCAGATTCGCGGCCATCAGTACGGGCTGCCCGGCAAGATGGACCTGGCCGTGGGCACCCTGACCATGAATCCTGGCGGCTACGGCTTCGTCGTGCCCGAGCACGCCCGTGAGGGTGAGGGGGACGTGTACATCGCCGCGCCGCATCTGAACGACGCCATGCACGGCGACCGCGTCACCGTGCGGGTCGAGCGCCGCCGCGACGAGCGGAAGAGGGAAGGCAAGATCATCCGCGTGCTCGAGAGAGGCCAGGCCACACTGGTGGGTCGGCTCGACATCGATCGCGCGGGTCACGCCCGAGTCGTCCCGCATGAGAAGCGGGTCGTCCAGGACATCCAGGTGTTGCCCGCCGATGTGCGAGGGGCCAGCGCTGGCGACATGGTCGCGGTGGAGATCACGCGTTGGCCGACGGCCACGCGCCCACCGCTGGGCCGGGTGGTTGAGGTGTTCGGCTCCCTCGACGAGCCGGGCGTCGATACGCGCGTCATCATCCGCAAGCACGAGCTTCCCGATGCCCACAGTGAACAGGCCGTCATCGAGGCGACGCGGCTGGGCGACCATGTTCAGTCGCGCGATCTCGATGGACGCACCGATTGCAGGTCGTGGCCGACCGTGACGATCGACGGCGAGGATGCCCGCGACTTCGACGATGCGATCACGCTCGAACAGTTGCCCAATGGGCATTACTGGCTTGGGGTGCACATCGCCGACGTGGCGCACTACGTGCGCGAAGGCACGGTGCTCGACGAGGAGGCGTACGACCGAGCGACCTCGGTCTACTTTCCGGAGCGCGCCCTCCACATGTTTCCGGCCGAGCTGGCCACCGGGCTGTGCAGCCTGAAGCCGGATGTCGACCGCCTCGTGCAGTCGTGCGTGATGGAAGTGGATGAACGCGGTGACGTGGTCCGGTACGAGTTGCACGACGGCGTCATCCACAGCGATGCACGCATGACGTACACAGCCGTCAACGCGATCGTCACCGATCACGATCCTGCCGAGATGGCGCGCTACGAGCCGCTGGTGCCACTGTTTGTTCGCATGCGCGAGCTGTTTACCATCCTGAACGAGCGGCGGCATCGCCGCGGGTCGATCGACTTCGACCTCCCTGAAGCTGAGCTGGTGCTCGACGAAGAAGGTCTCGTGGCGGACATCACGCAGGCCAAGCGGAACGTGGCGCACCGCATCATCGAAGAGTTCATGCTGCTGGCCAACGAGACCGTCGCCCGCCACCTCGAGCAGAGCGGTGTGCCGGCCCTCTACCGAATCCACGAGCGGCCGGACCCGTTGAAGGTGGCCGAGTTCGAGGCGTTCGTGTCGAGCCTCGGCTACAGCCTCGCCGCGGAACCTGGCGGCGTACGCCCGCGCGACTTCCAGCACCTGATCGAGCGCATCGCGGGACTGCCGGTCGAGCGGCCGATCGCGTTTCTCATGCTCAGAACGATGTCCCAGGCCCGCTACAGCCCTGACAATGTCGGTCACTTCGGCCTGGCGGCGCCCACCTACACGCACTTCACGTCGCCCATACGCCGGTATCCGGACCTGGTCGTGCACAGGTTGCTCAGGGAGGTCAGGCAGGGCGTGCCCGACGCCGAGCGCCGCGAGGAGCTTGGCGAGCAGATGCCCGAGATCGGCCGTCACACCTCCGAGCGGGAACGGCGCGCGATGGACGCCGAGCGCGAGCTGGTGCAGTGGAAGAAGGTCCGCTTCATGGCGGACAAGGTCGGCGAGGAGTACGACGGGTACGTCACGGGCGTCAGCGCGTTCGGGCTGTTTGTCGAATTGATCGAACATTTCGTCGAAGGACTCGTGCACGTGTCGACGATGGCCGACGACTACTATCGGTTCGTGGACACAGCGCACGTGCTGAAAGGCGAGCGCTCCGGCAAGGTGTTCCGCCTCGGGGATCGCATCCGCGTGCAGGTGTTGCGTGTGGATACCGAGCGGCGGCAAGTGGATCTGGGACTGGTCGAGGTGCTGGAGCAGATGCGATCTGGCCGCGTCGGTCCCGACGCGCGTCGCAGCCGGGCGCGGCCGAAGAGCGAGCGGCGCCGTCACACACCGCGCCAGCCAGCCCGGCGGAAGCAGCGAAGGCGTTAG
- a CDS encoding DUF4147 domain-containing protein translates to MAAAAIGSADAGVRVAQAMPSAAEIIASAREWHVVAAGKAAGPMLRACLSAVGRRPATAMAVAPSGLEGLPALVRVFAGGHPVPNQASLDAGRCALDTVAASGADDVVVVLVSGGASALLVVPIEGVSLQDKQAATARLLRAGADIHALNTVRKHLSRVKGGRLAAATKARVVCLAVSDVVGDDVSVIGSGLTAGDPTSFADALGLLERYGGWDAFPPSVVAALRDGVAGRHAESPTPGSPALSRTETRIIGGRRDAMAGARAEAARLGYRTHVIDQPVVGEARAAAATYAATLRDMASAGGTPLCVVSSGETTVRVTGGGKGGRNQEFALALVEALPTMGGAVVVSSIGTDGIDGPTDAAGAIVTSDTRARADARQLNPRAFLDNNDAYHFFEALADVIKTGPTRTNVGDIQIALIVPGTGPVHL, encoded by the coding sequence ATTGCGGCGGCGGCCATTGGTTCGGCCGACGCGGGCGTGCGGGTCGCGCAGGCGATGCCGTCTGCCGCGGAGATCATCGCGTCCGCGCGTGAATGGCACGTCGTCGCGGCAGGGAAGGCAGCCGGGCCCATGCTGCGCGCCTGCCTGTCCGCCGTCGGGCGGCGGCCCGCCACCGCGATGGCCGTGGCGCCGAGCGGGCTCGAGGGCTTGCCAGCGCTGGTCCGCGTGTTCGCGGGCGGGCATCCCGTTCCCAACCAGGCCAGCCTTGACGCTGGCCGGTGTGCCCTCGACACGGTGGCCGCCTCCGGTGCAGACGATGTCGTGGTCGTGCTGGTGTCAGGCGGCGCCTCGGCGTTGCTGGTCGTTCCCATCGAGGGGGTGTCGCTGCAGGACAAACAGGCGGCCACGGCCCGGCTGTTGCGTGCCGGCGCGGACATCCATGCGCTCAACACCGTGCGCAAACACCTGTCGAGGGTGAAGGGCGGGCGGCTCGCGGCCGCGACAAAGGCGCGCGTTGTTTGTCTCGCGGTGTCGGATGTGGTCGGCGATGACGTTTCGGTCATCGGCTCGGGGCTGACCGCAGGGGACCCGACGTCGTTCGCGGACGCGCTTGGACTTCTCGAGCGGTACGGTGGTTGGGACGCGTTTCCGCCGAGCGTCGTCGCCGCGTTACGCGACGGGGTGGCTGGGCGGCACGCCGAGTCGCCGACACCTGGTTCCCCCGCGCTCAGCCGGACCGAGACCCGGATCATCGGGGGCCGAAGAGACGCGATGGCCGGTGCCCGGGCGGAAGCCGCACGTCTAGGCTATCGCACTCATGTCATCGACCAGCCCGTGGTTGGCGAGGCGCGCGCTGCCGCCGCGACGTACGCCGCGACCCTGCGCGATATGGCCTCCGCCGGCGGAACCCCGCTGTGCGTGGTGTCGTCGGGTGAGACTACGGTACGAGTGACGGGCGGCGGCAAGGGTGGGCGTAATCAGGAATTCGCGCTCGCGCTGGTTGAGGCGCTTCCGACGATGGGAGGCGCGGTCGTCGTCTCGAGTATCGGCACGGATGGCATCGACGGCCCAACCGACGCGGCTGGCGCCATCGTGACCTCCGACACTCGCGCCCGGGCGGACGCGCGTCAACTCAATCCACGGGCGTTTCTCGACAACAACGACGCCTATCATTTCTTTGAAGCGTTGGCCGACGTGATTAAGACGGGGCCAACACGCACTAACGTAGGAGACATTCAAATCGCACTCATCGTTCCCGGAACAGGACCGGTACACCTGTGA
- a CDS encoding ABC transporter permease — MHALQYCLNEASRSLWRQRGSSALSMLTIAAAALVVGGFLLVTVNLNRVLDRWSATAEVSIYLRDDITQEQRVELNRVLVASDVVASRVFVSKADALARFKRDFPDLSSGLDGIPDNPLPASLDVRLRPQGADSGAVEALAQQVQRMPGVADVRFDRRWLARLSSIILAVQSAGWVLGCVLIVAAVLTVSTVVRLALHARRDEIEIMQLVGAPLGLLRGPLVTEGTLHGGVGSLVALAALYGAYVAVKAQVGPALAMVVEPEMLGFLPASTAVALLAGGMAVGSCGGWLAARHVR, encoded by the coding sequence ATGCACGCGTTGCAGTACTGCCTGAACGAAGCGTCCCGAAGCCTCTGGCGGCAGCGCGGCTCCTCCGCCCTGTCGATGTTGACCATTGCCGCTGCGGCGCTGGTGGTCGGCGGGTTCCTGCTCGTGACGGTGAACCTGAATCGCGTGCTGGACCGCTGGAGTGCGACCGCCGAAGTCTCGATCTACCTGCGCGATGACATCACCCAGGAGCAGCGCGTCGAGCTGAATCGCGTGCTGGTCGCGAGCGACGTGGTGGCCTCGCGGGTGTTCGTCTCGAAGGCGGATGCGCTGGCACGCTTCAAACGCGACTTCCCGGACCTGTCCTCCGGGTTGGACGGGATACCCGACAACCCGTTGCCGGCGTCGCTCGATGTCCGGCTGCGGCCGCAAGGCGCAGACAGCGGGGCTGTCGAGGCGCTCGCCCAGCAGGTGCAGCGCATGCCGGGCGTCGCCGACGTCCGGTTTGATCGCCGGTGGCTGGCCCGGCTGTCGTCGATCATCCTGGCCGTGCAGTCGGCGGGCTGGGTGCTCGGCTGCGTGCTCATCGTGGCGGCCGTGCTGACGGTCTCGACCGTCGTCCGGCTGGCGCTCCATGCCCGGCGCGACGAGATTGAGATCATGCAGTTGGTGGGGGCGCCGCTCGGACTCCTGCGCGGGCCCCTCGTGACCGAAGGCACGCTGCACGGTGGCGTCGGCAGCCTGGTGGCGCTGGCGGCGCTCTACGGCGCGTATGTCGCCGTGAAGGCGCAGGTGGGACCGGCACTGGCGATGGTCGTCGAACCTGAGATGCTGGGGTTTCTGCCGGCGTCGACCGCCGTGGCGCTCTTAGCCGGTGGGATGGCTGTCGGATCCTGCGGCGGCTGGCTGGCCGCCCGGCACGTCAGGTGA
- the ftsE gene encoding cell division ATP-binding protein FtsE: MIETSNLSKMYGRGIYALRDLSVSIGKGEFVFLTGPSGAGKSTFLRLLLRQDVPSAGVVHVGGRDLASLSLRQVQTYRRTLGFVFQDFKLIPTRTVLENVSLVPRVLGDYSVQQQRRTYQVLKWVGLQHRMNAYPIELSGGEQQRIAIARALVNEPALVLADEPTGNLDPDLSLEIMNLFRDMNARGTTVVVATHDRELIGRVGRRTLTLDHGRLLSST; encoded by the coding sequence GTGATTGAAACCTCGAATCTCTCGAAGATGTACGGCCGGGGCATCTACGCGCTCCGCGATCTTTCCGTCTCGATCGGCAAGGGAGAATTCGTGTTCCTGACCGGACCGAGCGGGGCCGGCAAGTCGACATTTCTCCGATTGCTGCTGCGCCAGGATGTGCCCTCCGCAGGGGTGGTGCATGTGGGCGGGCGCGATCTGGCCTCCCTCTCGCTCCGCCAGGTGCAGACGTACCGGCGCACCCTCGGGTTCGTGTTTCAGGATTTCAAGCTCATTCCCACCAGGACCGTCCTCGAGAACGTGTCGCTCGTGCCGCGCGTCCTCGGCGACTACTCGGTGCAGCAGCAGCGCCGCACCTACCAGGTACTCAAGTGGGTGGGCCTTCAGCACCGCATGAACGCGTATCCGATTGAACTGTCGGGAGGCGAGCAGCAGCGCATCGCGATCGCGCGCGCCCTGGTGAACGAACCGGCGCTCGTGCTGGCCGACGAGCCGACCGGTAATCTCGATCCTGATCTCTCGCTCGAGATCATGAACCTGTTTCGGGACATGAACGCCCGGGGCACAACCGTGGTGGTCGCGACGCACGATCGGGAACTGATTGGGCGGGTCGGGCGGCGTACCCTCACGCTGGACCACGGCCGGCTGTTGTCATCCACGTAA